The following are from one region of the Mustela lutreola isolate mMusLut2 chromosome 7, mMusLut2.pri, whole genome shotgun sequence genome:
- the TBC1D21 gene encoding TBC1 domain family member 21, giving the protein MTTLSPENSLSARWSASFILAKRKPPIDKTEWDGFFDENGLLAKSRDLICVNILERGLHPFVRTEAWKFLTGYYSWQSSQDERLTVDSTRRKNYEALCEMYKKIQPLLENLHRDFMETRNSIAYDIQKLYDKDHLGNVIIDKKRLEKILLLSYVCNTQAEYQQGFHEMVMLFQLMAEHDHETFWLFQFFLQKTEHSCVIKIGVGKNLDMLSTLINFLDPVFAEHLRGKGAGAVQSLFPWFCLCFQRAFKSFEDVWRLWEVLLTGKPCRNFQVLVAYSMLQMVREQVLQESLTSDGILLACNNLIDLDADVLISAACLVYAELIQKDVPQPLKDFFL; this is encoded by the exons ATGACCACCCTTTCTCCCGAAAACAGCCTCTCTGCCAGGTGGTCAGCCTCCTTCATCCTG GCGAAGAGAAAACCACCCATTGACAAGACAGAATGGGATGGCTTCTTCGATGAGAACGGTCTATTGGCCAAGTCACGAGACCTCATTTGTGTGAACATCCTGGAACGG ggtctgCACCCCTTCGTAAGGACAGAAGCCTGGAAGTTCCTCACGGGCTACTACtcatggcagagctcccaggatGAGCGGCTCACCGTGGACAGTACGAGGAG GAAGAACTATGAGGCCTTATGCGAGATGTATAAAAAGATCCAACCCCTTCTGGAAAACCTGCACCGGGACTTTATGGAGACTCGGAATTCCATCG CGTATGACATTCAGAAACTCTACGACAAAGACCACCTAGGCAACGTCATTATCGACAAGAAGAGACTGGAGAAAATCTTGCTCCTGAGTTATGTCTGCAATACCCAGGCAG aGTACCAGCAGGGCTTCCACGAGATGGTGATGCTTTTCCAGCTGATGGCAGAACACGACCATGAGACATTCTGGCTTTTCCAGTTCTTCCTGCAGAAAACG GAGCACAGCTGTGTTATCAAAATCGGAGTTGGCAAGAACCTGGATATGCTCAGCACTCTGATCAACTTCTTGGACCCCGTGTTTGCGGAGCACCTAA gagggaagggggcgggggccGTGCAGTCCCTCTTCCCCTGGttctgcctctgcttccagcGGGCCTTCAAGTCCTTTGAGGAtgtctggaggctctgggag GTTCTGCTGACAGGGAAACCCTGCAGAAACTTCCAGGTGCTGGTGGCTTACAGCATGCTGCAGATGGTGCGCGAGCAGGTGCTGCAGGAGAGCCTGACCAGCGACGGCATTCTCCTG GCCTGCAACAACCTCATTGACCTTGATGCTGACGTGCTGATCTCTGCTGCCTGCTTGGTGTATGCTGAGCTCATCCAGAAGGAT gTTCCTCAGCCACTGAAGGACTTCTTTCTCTGA